A single region of the Streptomyces sp. NBC_01262 genome encodes:
- a CDS encoding HD domain-containing protein, with amino-acid sequence MTTSRVLSIALEDTGRPPLRPLPIEAAELLHSVDAPPRLVAHLRAVHDVAGQLLEWIATRNLDLGINPEAVLFGAATHDIGKTLHLAELSAPGAQHEEAGRELLMAQGVDSVMARFAATHAAWTTEEAGMEDLLVSLADKIWKNKRVPELEDLVVAGLAAASGRSVWEEFLDLDSVLARIGDQADERLAFQMSYPTAGSGHRLPNLPDALMTWFAKNEVVLRARGITAELRHSPEDGRLKNGAWLTVEAGNRVFQITVWSSGEAELDFVDLGSGDNRPEHRDLRTEQELHVLLGSGLDWVVLGTNG; translated from the coding sequence GTGACGACCTCGCGAGTACTGTCCATCGCCCTCGAGGACACTGGTCGGCCCCCGCTTCGTCCACTGCCGATCGAAGCAGCCGAACTGCTTCACAGTGTTGACGCTCCGCCGCGCCTGGTCGCCCATCTGCGAGCAGTCCACGACGTTGCAGGGCAACTCCTCGAATGGATCGCTACACGCAACCTCGACCTGGGCATCAACCCGGAGGCCGTTCTCTTCGGAGCCGCCACCCACGACATCGGCAAGACTCTGCACCTCGCCGAGTTGTCCGCTCCCGGTGCACAGCACGAAGAAGCCGGCCGTGAGCTGCTCATGGCCCAAGGCGTCGACTCCGTTATGGCCCGCTTCGCCGCAACGCACGCCGCCTGGACCACCGAAGAGGCCGGGATGGAAGACCTCCTGGTCAGCCTGGCCGACAAGATCTGGAAGAACAAGCGGGTCCCCGAACTCGAAGATCTTGTCGTCGCCGGACTCGCAGCGGCGAGCGGAAGGTCGGTCTGGGAAGAGTTCCTCGACCTGGACAGTGTGCTCGCACGCATCGGTGACCAGGCCGATGAGCGCCTCGCCTTCCAGATGTCCTACCCGACAGCCGGGAGCGGCCATCGGCTGCCGAACCTCCCAGACGCGCTCATGACGTGGTTCGCCAAGAACGAAGTGGTTCTCCGCGCACGTGGGATCACCGCCGAACTGCGGCATTCCCCAGAAGACGGCCGACTCAAGAACGGCGCATGGCTGACTGTCGAGGCCGGGAACCGGGTCTTCCAGATCACCGTCTGGAGCAGCGGTGAAGCCGAACTCGACTTCGTGGACCTCGGCAGCGGTGACAACCGTCCTGAGCACCGAGACCTCCGTACAGAGCAAGAACTCCATGTCCTCCTCGGATCCGGGCTCGACTGGGTCGTCCTCGGCACGAACGGCTGA
- a CDS encoding HAD family hydrolase, whose amino-acid sequence MTRLHIFDMDGTLMRGSSASMEIARELGVVEEFRQLEAALGRGVLDPPGYAERAYEWWTALTEAQLRTAFEGSPWLRGIREVWADIRARGEYCAVVSLSPDFFVRRLRGWGAHEARASRFPEVPFAAEAVLDLAGIMLPETKVTVADELCARYGVGREDCVAYGDSLSDTALFEAVPVSVAVNGDHHVTGMATFAYTGDDLREAYGLARGEGHVSL is encoded by the coding sequence GTGACGAGGCTGCACATATTCGACATGGACGGGACGCTGATGCGGGGGTCGTCGGCGAGTATGGAGATCGCCCGGGAGCTCGGTGTCGTGGAGGAGTTCCGGCAGTTGGAGGCGGCGCTGGGGCGGGGGGTCCTGGATCCGCCGGGGTATGCGGAGCGGGCCTACGAGTGGTGGACGGCGCTGACCGAGGCGCAGTTGAGGACGGCGTTCGAGGGCTCGCCGTGGCTGCGGGGGATACGGGAGGTGTGGGCGGACATCAGGGCGCGCGGGGAGTACTGCGCGGTGGTGTCGCTGTCGCCGGACTTCTTCGTGCGCAGGCTGCGCGGCTGGGGCGCGCACGAGGCGCGGGCGTCGCGGTTCCCGGAGGTGCCGTTCGCGGCGGAGGCGGTGCTGGATCTGGCGGGGATCATGCTGCCGGAGACGAAGGTGACGGTGGCCGACGAACTGTGCGCGCGGTACGGGGTGGGGCGGGAGGACTGTGTGGCGTACGGGGACTCGCTGTCGGACACGGCGCTGTTCGAGGCGGTGCCGGTGTCGGTGGCGGTGAACGGCGATCACCATGTGACCGGGATGGCCACATTCGCGTACACCGGTGATGATCTGCGTGAAGCGTACGGATTGGCGCGTGGCGAGGGTCACGTGAGCCTGTGA
- a CDS encoding globin domain-containing protein, with product MDALTTNSAGSAGENSGWFIPGREVNEGERHERPDAGAQQGLPYAEVPAPVRIPAQQTGSPQPQQQPQPSPDAVLIRRTMAEVAPVADRTTSYFYALLFIRHPELRELFPAAMDAQRDRLVKALLTAAEHIDNAPVLTEYLANLGRGHRKYGTRPEHYPAVGECLIGALTRYAGAVWSPETEAAWVRAYTVISQTMIDAAAADERHSPPWWQAEIVSHELRTSDIAVLTVRPDQPYPYLAGQYTTLETPWWPRVWRHYSFSSSPRPDGLLSFHVRAVPAGWVSTALVRRARPGDVIRLGPPTGSMIVDHSTDNGLLCLGGGTGIAPIKALVEDVVGHGRKRTVEVFYGARCDRDLYDLDTMLRLQERHSSWLSVRPVADGPITDAVRRYGPWHGYDGYLSGPPGMIRSGVDTLVRGGIPSQRIRHDLVEELVAAGD from the coding sequence ATGGACGCTCTGACCACGAATTCGGCCGGTTCGGCCGGAGAGAACTCGGGCTGGTTCATTCCCGGCAGGGAAGTGAACGAGGGTGAGCGGCATGAGCGGCCGGACGCGGGCGCGCAGCAGGGCCTGCCGTACGCGGAGGTGCCCGCGCCGGTCCGAATACCCGCACAGCAGACGGGCAGCCCGCAGCCACAACAGCAGCCGCAGCCTTCTCCGGACGCCGTGCTGATCCGCCGCACGATGGCCGAGGTCGCCCCGGTCGCGGACCGGACGACCTCGTACTTCTACGCGCTGCTGTTCATCCGCCACCCGGAGTTGCGCGAGCTGTTCCCGGCCGCGATGGACGCCCAGCGGGACCGGTTGGTGAAGGCGCTGCTCACCGCCGCCGAGCACATCGACAACGCTCCCGTCCTGACCGAGTATCTGGCCAACCTGGGCAGGGGACACCGCAAGTACGGCACCCGGCCCGAGCACTATCCGGCCGTCGGTGAGTGTCTGATCGGCGCGCTGACCCGTTACGCGGGAGCGGTCTGGAGCCCTGAGACGGAGGCCGCGTGGGTGCGCGCGTACACCGTGATCTCGCAGACCATGATCGACGCGGCGGCCGCCGACGAGCGGCACTCCCCGCCCTGGTGGCAGGCGGAGATCGTGTCGCACGAGCTCCGCACCTCGGACATAGCGGTGCTGACGGTCCGCCCCGACCAGCCGTATCCGTATCTCGCGGGCCAGTACACGACCCTGGAGACCCCCTGGTGGCCGCGCGTGTGGCGGCACTACTCCTTCTCATCGTCCCCCCGTCCCGACGGCCTGCTGTCCTTCCACGTCAGAGCCGTCCCGGCCGGCTGGGTCAGCACCGCGCTGGTGCGCCGGGCCAGGCCGGGTGATGTGATCCGGCTCGGTCCTCCCACCGGTTCCATGATTGTGGACCACAGCACTGACAACGGCCTTCTGTGCCTGGGCGGCGGCACCGGGATAGCGCCCATCAAGGCGCTGGTCGAGGATGTCGTCGGGCACGGCCGCAAGCGGACCGTGGAGGTCTTCTACGGCGCGCGCTGCGACCGTGACCTGTACGACCTGGACACGATGCTGCGGTTGCAGGAACGGCACTCCTCCTGGCTGTCGGTGCGGCCGGTGGCGGACGGCCCGATCACCGACGCCGTGCGGCGGTACGGTCCGTGGCACGGCTACGACGGGTATCTGAGCGGCCCGCCGGGCATGATCCGCAGCGGTGTCGACACGCTGGTGCGCGGCGGCATCCCCTCGCAGCGGATCCGGCACGATCTCGTCGAGGAGCTCGTGGCGGCCGGGGACTAG
- a CDS encoding NUDIX hydrolase, translating into MPPDIEAPATPTGAGTRPVVKRTARAILLDGDSLVLIKRTKPGLSPYWITPGGGVDPEDVTIVDALHRELDEELGAKATDVVPAFVDTIEHIAEDGSHGVKVQHFFVCRLASMDPGRRHGPEVDEPSGEYDVVRVPFSRVGLASVEIVPLTLRHYLDANIEGVLGLLSPDLG; encoded by the coding sequence ATGCCCCCGGACATCGAAGCACCGGCCACACCCACCGGGGCCGGCACCCGGCCCGTGGTCAAACGCACCGCCCGCGCGATCCTGCTCGACGGCGATTCCCTGGTCCTGATCAAGCGCACCAAGCCCGGCCTCTCCCCGTACTGGATCACGCCCGGCGGCGGTGTCGACCCCGAGGACGTCACCATCGTCGACGCCCTCCACCGCGAGCTGGACGAGGAACTGGGCGCCAAGGCCACCGACGTCGTCCCCGCGTTCGTCGACACCATCGAGCACATCGCCGAGGACGGCTCGCACGGCGTCAAAGTCCAGCACTTCTTCGTCTGCCGCCTGGCCTCCATGGACCCCGGCCGACGCCACGGCCCCGAGGTCGACGAGCCGAGCGGCGAATACGACGTCGTGCGCGTGCCGTTCAGCCGGGTCGGGCTCGCCTCCGTCGAGATCGTCCCGCTGACCCTGCGGCACTACCTGGACGCCAACATCGAGGGCGTACTGGGACTGCTCTCCCCCGACCTCGGCTAG
- a CDS encoding LysR family transcriptional regulator — MDLALLRTFVTVHRAGSFTRAAQLLGLSQPAVTGQIRTLERQVGRPLFLRLPRGVAPTTIGDELAHKVAPHLDALLHIAEHELDVESASRTLHLAGPPTFTALRALPALAPLAADGLDLRISITRDDEGLNGLAAGHHDLAIGTVRPRDRLLTATPLWDEEQVLVASPAWRERIGGPQAVPTHGPSVLDDVPVIAYDESLPLLTHYWSAVFDTRTTHVPAIVVPDLRAVLECVIAEAGMAVLPRYLCCDALADGQVVALLDPPLPPLRTYFLSVRAGTLALPNVARAHDHLLQAAAAW; from the coding sequence ATGGATCTGGCTCTGCTGCGCACCTTCGTCACCGTGCACCGAGCCGGCTCCTTCACCCGGGCCGCCCAGCTCCTCGGCCTGTCCCAGCCCGCCGTCACCGGCCAGATAAGGACCCTGGAACGCCAGGTCGGCCGCCCGCTCTTCCTGCGCCTGCCGCGCGGGGTCGCGCCGACGACCATCGGCGACGAACTCGCCCACAAGGTGGCCCCGCACCTCGACGCCCTCCTGCACATCGCCGAGCACGAACTCGACGTCGAATCGGCCAGCCGCACCCTGCACCTCGCCGGTCCCCCCACCTTCACCGCCCTGCGCGCGCTGCCCGCCCTCGCGCCGCTCGCCGCCGACGGACTGGACCTGCGCATCAGCATCACCCGCGACGACGAGGGCCTCAACGGACTCGCCGCCGGCCACCACGACCTCGCCATCGGCACCGTACGGCCCCGCGACCGGCTGCTGACCGCCACCCCGCTGTGGGACGAGGAGCAGGTGCTGGTCGCCTCCCCCGCCTGGCGGGAGCGCATCGGCGGCCCACAGGCCGTGCCCACCCACGGGCCCTCCGTCCTCGACGACGTACCGGTCATCGCCTACGACGAGTCGCTGCCGCTGCTGACCCACTACTGGTCGGCCGTCTTCGACACCCGCACCACGCATGTGCCCGCCATCGTCGTGCCCGACCTGCGCGCGGTGCTCGAATGCGTCATCGCCGAGGCCGGCATGGCCGTCCTGCCGCGCTACCTGTGCTGCGACGCCCTCGCCGACGGCCAGGTCGTGGCCCTCCTCGACCCGCCCCTGCCACCCCTGCGCACCTACTTCCTGTCGGTGCGCGCCGGAACACTCGCGCTGCCCAACGTCGCGCGGGCGCACGACCATCTCCTCCAGGCCGCCGCCGCCTGGTAG